GTGGAAAAGAGACTTTTTTTAATTAAAGGAGATTGGTTTAGCCCGTTTTTAGAAAAACCTCTTTTTAATGCTATAGTCTCAAATCCACCCTATATCTCTTTTGAAGAATGGGAAACCCTTGGTGAAGAAGTGAGACTTTATGAACCAAAATCTGCCCTTGTTTCAGGAAAAGAAGGGACAGAATTTCAAGAAAAACTTTTAAAATTTGCTGATAAATATCTTTTAAAAGGTGGTTTTTTAATTTTTGAAATAGGATATAATCAGGGAAAAAGAATAAGGGAGCTTTTAGATCTTTATAAATGGAATTACAAAATTTATAGAGATTTAAAAAATTACGAGAGGGTAGTTGTGGCATGGAAAGAAAATACATTATTAAAGGTAGAAAGCCTCTAAAGGGTGAGATAGAGGTAAGCGGAGCAAAAAATGCTTCTCTTCCTGCAATTTGTGCAACTCTTTTAGCTCCCGGACTTTATAAACTTAAAAATGTTCCTAAGGTTAGAGATGTTTTTAATATGCTAAAAATTATGGAGTCTCTTGGAGCGACTTATGAGTTTAAAAAAGATTATGTGGAAATAAATACAGAAAAAGTTGAAAGTGTTTTTATTCCTTATGAGCTTGCAAGTCAGATGAGAGCCTCTATTTTATTTCTTGGTGCTTTAGTTGGAGGTTTTAAATCTGCTATAGTTCCTATGCCTGGAGGATGTGCCATAGGAAAAAGACCTGTTGATTTTCATATAAAAGGGATTTCTCAACTTGGAGGAAATATACAACTTGAAAAGGGTAATTTAGTTGTTTCTGCAAAAAAACTTAAAGGCACTCAAATAGTTTTAGATTTTCCCTCAGTTACAGCTACAGAAAATTTAATGATGGCAGCATGCCTTGCAGAAGGAGAAACTATTATTAAAAATTCAGCCAAAGAACCAGAGGTTATCTTTCTTGGAGAAATGTTAAAAAAAATGGGAGCAGAAATAAAGGGGCTTGGAGAAGATACTATTTATATTAAAGGAAAAAAGAAGCTTAAGCCTGTTAATATAGAAATTATTCCTGATAGAATTGAAGCTGGAACTTATCTTGTTTTAGGTGCCCTTATGGAAGAAAATGAGGTTGTAGTAAAAAATATAAAAAAGGAACATTTAAAAACTCCAATTCTTAAACTTGAAGAAATTGGAATAACCTTAGAAGATGTTGGTAAAGATGCTCTTAGAGTAAAGAGAGGAAGGATTTTAAATCCTGTAAAAATAATTACTGCTCCTTACCCTGGCTTTCCCACAGATTTACAGCCCTTTTTTACTATACTTTTAACTCAAGCTGAAGGAATATCCTTTATAACTGAAAATATTTTTGAAAATAGATTTCTTTATGTATATGAATTAAAAAGGATGGGTGCAGAAATAGAAGTAGAAAATAGAACAGCTATTATAAAAGGTCCTACTCCTTTAATGGGTTCTCCTGTTAAGGCAACAGATTTGAGAGCAGGAGCAGCTCTTGTTTTAGCAGGGCTTATGGCTGAAAACACAACCACTGTCTATAATGTAGAATTTATAGAAAGGGGATACGAAAATTTTGTGGAAAAACTTCTTTCCCTTGGAGCTGATATAAAAGTGGAGGAAGATGAAAGTTAAAAATTTAAGAGAAATTTTAAAGCAAGAACCTGCAGTTAATCTTTTAAAACTTTCTCTTCAAAAAAATAGACTTTCCCATGCCTATCTTTTTACAGGTCCAAAAGGAGTAGGGAAAGAAACTACAGCTTGGGCTTTTTTGTTTCATCTTTTTTGCGAAAAAGATAAAGAAAATCCCTGTGGAGAGTGCAAAGCCTGTAAAAAAATAGAAAAAGAAATTCATCCTGATATACGTATTCTTTATCCTGAAAAAAAAGAAATTACCATTGGGCAAATTAGAGAAACTATATATTTTTTAAGATATAGACCTTTGGAGGCTGAATATAAGATTATTCTCATAAAAGAGGCAGATAAAATAAATTTAGAGGCAGGAAATGCTTTGCTTAAATCTTTAGAGGAGCCCCCACTTTATGCAATTTTTATTTTAATTTCTGAAAACTTTAGCAAGCTTTTACCCACTATAGTTTCTCGTTCTCAGATTGTTAGATTTAGAAGCCTTCCTACTGAAGTTATAAAAGAATTTTTAAAAAAGAAATATCTTTTTGAGGAAAAGGTGGCAGAAACTCTTGCTGAAATATCCTTTGGAAGCATTGGAAAAGCTGTTACTATTGCTGAAAAGGGTATTTTAGAAGAATTAAATAGTTTTGTTAAAGCAGGTTTTTCAAATAGTCCTTTAAAAAGGTTTAAAGTAGCTGAAAGATTTTCAGGTTTTTTACCAGAGGTTTTGGATGAATTTTTTTATGTTCTTAGCATTTGGGTTTGGAGATCCTATCTTAAAGAAAAAATAGATTATCCCTATCCTCAAGCCTTTCCTGAAGAAACCTTTAAAGGAGATCCCTATTTAGCAATAAGAACTATTTATGAGGTAAAGAATGCCTTAGATTTTTATGTAAACCAAGAACTTGCCTTCTACCACCTTTTAAATACCCTTTTTTAAATTACCACTTCCGAAGTGGTAATTTTTAGGGTTGCATAATTTTAAGGTCGGGATATTTTTAAATTTTAAGAAAAAAAGAAGGAGAGAGCTTATGAAAAAGAAAGCCTTTACCCTTACAGAGCTTATGATTGCACTTGCTGTTATGGCTATAATGGCAGCAATTGTTGTTTCAGTTTATAGAGGGTATGTAAGAAAGGCAGCTCGTTCAGCTCTACAAACAGACACAAGAAACTGCATAACCTGTGTTTCAGCAGAATTAGCAAGAATTGCCTTAACAGGTGGGAGTCCTAATTTTACCAATTGCACAAGTAGAATTTCCCGTTATACACAAAGTTGTAGTGTAAATCAACTAAGTGAAGAGATATATCAGTGCACCTGTTCTGGGACGGGCATAATATCTGGAAGCACTTGTATTCTTACTACCGAAAGCACAAGTTTTGAAGCAGGAAGTGTAAATTGTGAATAGATTTTACATTTTTAACCATTCCAGCAAGGATAGCAAGGATAGCTATAACTATAATTAACTCAATGAGGGTAAGTCCAGATTTACGTTTATGCATAAATAAAAACGGGGCAAAAGCCCCGTTTTTATAGAGTATTATTAACTTCTTACTGTCTTGTTGGTGGTGTACAAACTACATCTTGTGTAGTTGAATTATAATTACATGTTACCTGCCAATTTGTGTTATCAGTTAATGTTCCTTTTACAGTTGTACTAAGATCATTACATGTTGGTTTGGGGTCGAAACTTATGGAAGAAATATATCGAGTTGGGTTAGTAACATCTTTACATGAATCAAGTTTACTAGTATCAGCACCAGGATCTGATGCACATTGAGCCATTGCTTCTTGTACACATGCCCTTGCGAAGGTCATAAGTTCTTTTGCTTGAGCTTTTCTAATATAAGACCTATAAGCTGTTAAGGCGATAGCTGCTAAGATGGCAATGATAGCGATAACAACCATTAACTCAACTAAAGTAAATCCTTTTTTTCTCATAAATTACACCTCCTTTTTATTAATTTTATTAAATTTTGTTACCTTTTCCCATCTCTCATTTTCCCTATTTATCACCCCCTTTTCATTCATTTTTAATTAGGTAAAATTTATTTTACCATTAAATTTATTAAAAAGTCAAGTATTCAAGTTCAACAATTTAAGACTTTTAAAGTATTTTCCTCTAATTGCCCTCTTTCCTTTAAATACCTTATAATTCTTCCAATGGTTGAAGCAGAAGGAGGATTTAAATTTTTTTCTTTACAAAACCTATCACAAAGGGTTTTAAGGATATCTTTTCCAACATGGGGATGGGCTTTTCTATATTCCAAAATGAAATTTATTATCTCAGGATGCCATTTTTTCTTCCTTTTTACCAAAAAGATTTTAGGAATTAAAGCTTCTAAATCTCCTCCACTTTCTTTCCATCTCTTTTTCCATCTATAAATAGTAGCCTTTGAAATCTTAAAGGTATTCATGGTTAATTTAGTTCCATATTTTTCATGAAAACTAATGACCTTCCATCTAAAAAGAATAGCCTCTCTTAATTTCTGATTTCCAATAGATTCAATTAGCTCTTCTTCCTTTCCCTGATAATTTACTTTCCTTACCCTTAAAATTACTCTTATCTTATTTCTTTTTCTTTCAAATTTCTTTAAAATTTCTCTTTGCATAAAAAAACCAAATTTTTACATACTAAACCCATATACTAATTTTATTTATTTAATATCGGCAAAATTTTCCAAAACTTTAACCCTCCTACCACTTCGGAAGTGGTAGAAAATTACCACTTCCGAAGTGGTAGTGTTTGTGGTTGCATAATTTGGATTGTAATTTAAACTAATTTCAAAAGGCTATGGCTTATAAATGGTTGCCACCATCAAAGACACATAAACCACTTTGGGAGGGTATAATGGTAGAAAAAATACCTTTAGAAAATGGTTTAATTTTAGAAATCTGGAATTATTCAAGAAAAATTGCTGGGGATAGATGGTTAGTTGGATTTCTTGCTCAAATTGGAATTACTCCCTCTGAAAAAGATTTTTCTAATTCCGATTATTATCAGAAATTTTTAGAAAAAACTGATGGAAAAGTTTATTATCGCTATAGAAAGGAGAGGCACTTTGTTCCTGAAGATTCAGTTTCAACCATATATTCAAATATAAAAGAAAATTTTTTAAAAGCAGCTCTTCCTTATCTTTCCCATCCTGATTTTAAAGAAAGGCTTCTTAAACATGAAGTAAAGCAATTTGAAAAACAAATTGATTGGGAAGAGGAAATAAGGAGAAAGGACGAAGAAACAGAAAAACTGGAAGAACTTTGGAAAGATAAAAAAATTTTCTAACTAAAGGGTGCTCTAATGGATATCTTAAAAAGCCTTCTTAAAAAAAGTGATTCTAAAATTCTTTTAATTGTCCTTGATGGAATAGGTGATCTTCCTCTTAAAAATGGCAAAACCCCTCTTGAATCTGCTAAAACTCCTAATTTAGATTTTTTAGCTAAAAAATCAGCCCTTGGGCTTCATATCCCTGTTGATTATGGAATTACTCCAGGAAGTGGTCCAGGGCATCTTGGTATTTTTGGATACGATCCTCTAAAAATAAACATAGGAAGAGGAGTGCTTGAAGCTTTGGGAGTGGGGATTGAGCTTAAAGAAACAGATGTAGCTATAAGGGGAAATTTTGCCACAGTTAAATATGAAAATGGAATCCCTATTGTAGTAGATAGAAGAGCAGGAAGAATTCCTACAGAAGAAAATAAAAGGCTTATAAATTATCTTTCCTCTCATATTTCAAAAATAGAAGATGCTCAAGTAATTCTTCAATCCGGCAGAGAACATAGATTTGTAGTAGTTTTTAGATTTCCCTATAAAGTATCTTCTGAAGTAGAAACTATAAATGATACAGATCCTCAAACTATTTGGAAACCACCTTTAAAACCTGAAGGAAAAGGAGAAATAGCTGAAAAAGTTTCAAGAATTGCAGAAACCTTTTCTCAAAAAGTAGCAGAACTATTAAAAAATGAGCCTAAAGCAAATTATGCCTTATTAAGAGGTTTTTCAGTTAGACCTGATCTTGAAACCTTTGAAGAAAAATTTGGATTAAAAGCTTGTTGTATTGCTACCTATCCAATGTATAAGGGTCTTGCAAGCCTTGTGGGAATGAAAATAATTAATTTTGAAGGAGAAACTATTAAAGATGAAATAGAAACTTTAAAAAGGGAATGGCAAAATTTTGACTTTTTCTTTTTACATATTAAAAAAACTGATTCAGCAGGAGAAGACGGGAATTTTGAATTAAAAACAAAAATAATAGAGGAATTTGATAGGTTTTTACCTGAAATTTTAGCTCTTAATCCCTCAGTTCTTTGCATAACTGGGGATCACTCAACACCTTGTATTTTAAAAGCTCATTCTTGGCATTCAGTTCCAGTTCTTATTTACTCTCCTTATGTGCTTGGAGGGACTTCAGAAAGATTTACAGAAAGAGAAGCCCTTAAAGGAGAGCTTGGAATATTTTATGCTTATAAACTTATGCCTCTTCTTTTAGCTCATGCAGGAAAACTAAAAAAATACGGAGCCTAAACTCTACCACTTCGGAAGTGGTAGATAGACAAAAAAGGTTCTTGACAAAAGTTTATTTTGTATTAATTAGTTCTAAAAATGCTACAATTTTAATATTTTTGTAAAAATAGGTGAAAAAATATGGAATATTTAAAACTTATAATTGACTATGGAATTATAGGATTTCTTTTATTTCTTAGTGTTGTTTCTATTGCTATAGCTATAGAAAGAATAGGGTATTATAAAAAGGTTGATGTTCTTAAGTTTTCAAGTCCTAAGGAATTAGAAGCAGATTTAACAAAGGGGCTTTATATTATTGCAACTATTGGGGCTAATGCTCCTTATATTGGACTTCTCGGAACTGTTCTTGGAATTATGCTTACCTTCTATACCATAGGACAAGAAGGACTAATTGATAGTAAAAAGATAATGGTAGGGCTTGCTCTTGCTCTTAAAGCTACTGCAGTAGGGCTTTTTGTAGCTATTCCTTCTGTTGCTCTTTATAATTATCTTTTAAGAAGGGTAAAAGAAAAAATTGCCCTTTGGGAAGTAAAGAATGGAAGAAAAGGAATTTAATTATATTAATGTAATTCCTCTTGTTGATATAATGCTTGTTCTTTTAACTATTGTTCTTGTTACTGCTACATTTATTGTTCAAGGAAGTATCCCTGTTAAGCTTCCTTCAGCTAAATATGCCGAATCTGAAAATATAAGAAGTTTTCAAATAACTATTAATAAAGATGGGGAGATTTTTTTTGAAAATAAAAAAATAGGGCTTGAAGAGCTGGAAAGTGTTATTAAAAGCATAGATAGAGATTCTCAGATTTCCATCTTTGCTGACAAATCTGCCAAGGTCCAAAGTTTAATATCTGTGCTTGATATATTAAAAAAGTATGATTTTAAGAAAGCAACTATAAAGACAGAGCTTATAAGATGATTAAGCTAAAAGAATTTTTTATTTCTTTTTTTATTCATTTCTTTTTTATTTTAAGTTTTATAGTTTTATTTAGGTTAAATTGTGAATCTTCAGCAAAATATGTTGAGATAGATTTGTCTTTAATAAATCTTGCTAAGCTTTCAGAGGGAACTTCTAAAGTTGAGAAAGGACTTGATACAAAATTAGAGAAAAGATTACAAGCAAAAGCTCAACCAAAAGCTATTTCTTATCCTCCTGAAGAGTTTAAAAGCCCTGCTAAAGAAGTTAAAGAGAGTTCTTTTTCTGAAAATAGGGAAATAAAAGAAGTAAAAGAGATAAATGAAGTAAAAGAAATAGCAAATAAAGGAGTTGATGAGGGAGGATCTGAAAGAGAAAAGGGGATTAAAAATATTAGTATGATTAAAGGTGGTGGAAGTGGTTATGTAGGAGGGTCTGATAATAGAAATGTTGAAGGTAGCGATGGAGGAAAGGGGGATTTAGGAGGAAAGGGGAATTTGGGTGAGTTAGAGAAGCTTAGGGAGAAGTTTTTGATAGAGAAACTTTCTTTTATTTCTCAGATTATTCAAAATAATATTACCTATCCTTATATTGCTCGTAAGATGGGTTGGGAAGGAAAGGTTTTAATATCTTTTGTTCTTACAAAAGACGGTAAAATTAGTTTTTTAACTATAGAAAAATCTTCAGGATACAAGGTGCTTGATGAAAATGCTATAGATACAATTAAAAAAGTTTCAAAATATTTTCCTCAGCCTCCGCTTGATGTAAAAATAAAAATTCCCATCTCCTATAAACTTCATACTTCAAATATTGACTAATTGAGTAAAATTAGGTAATATAAACTAAAAACCTTTGAATTTTAAAGAAGGAGGTGTTTTATGAAAAAAATTGTACTAGTTAAATGTAATATGATTAGTAGTCAAAATTTGTGCCCAGGTGATGCAAAGTGTTTTGTTGCTTTTATGCGTAAAGAGGGTGAATTTGAGAGATATAAAAATGATGATGCTCATATTATTGGAATTGTTGATTGCGGAGGATGTGAAGGAAATGCAAATAGAGTTGTTTGTAGTTTAGCCCTTTTAAAACTTCAGTTAGCTGCATTAAATGAAAAACCGGATGTAGTTCATGTAGGAACATGTATTATGAAATTCTGTAAAAGAAAGGATGACCTTATAGCTGCTATTAAGGAAAAAGCAGGGGTAGAGGTTGTTGAAGGAACCCATCCTTATGCCCCACCTACTGTTTTTGGAAGCTAATTAAAGGAATTGAAATAGTTTTTGGTTTCCAGATTTTACCTTTTTCGATAATATGTAAAACTTCAATTTCCTTTTCTTCTAATGCTTTTGCTATAAATCTTCTGTGACACCTCCAGGGGAACTTTTCTGCACATATAATACAGGTTAAATCATTTTTAGCAATTTCTATTAATTTTTCTAAAGCACTTTTAAAATTAGAAGTCTTCATATAATTCTCATAATTTTCTATTCTGTAGCCTCCAAGGTCTTCCAGATGATAATAGGAAATACTATTTTCAAATAAAATTTTTATTAAATTTTCTTTTTTAAAATGAGGAAATCTTTGAGAGGTTGGCCATCTTCTTACATCAGCTATAGCTTTAATTTGATAAAATTTTAAAATTTCAAGAAACTCTTCCTCACTTCTATTAGAAGTTCCAAGAGTATAAATAATCATTTAAAATTTATTTTGGAAAATAAAGTTTTTTTGAAGAAAAGGTAAAAGCCTTACCACCTTTATGAAGAGGAAGCCTCCAAAATTCCTTATATCCATATTCATCAAAATCTGAAGCCTCCCAATGTTTAACTTCCCCTATATAAAACATAACTTCACCTACTTCAATCTCTTTTATTACCTTACATTCAAGATTGGCAAGGGCATTCTCAATTAAAGGAACATTTAAAACTTTACCTGGTTTAATTTTTATATCAAAGACTTCAACTTTATTAACATTTTCTCCGCTTGTGGTACCTACTTTCCATATAAGATCAATATCTTCTGTTATATTTACAGAAAATTCCTTGTATTTCTGAATAAGTTTGTGGGTAAAATGCTCTTTATCACAAGCAAAACCTAATGCTGGTATATCTTCTGCAATAGGGGTTATCCAAGAACAAGCCATAAAATTAATTTCATTATTTTTTACCTTTCCGCTACCTATAATGACAACAGGTCTTGGATGCAAAGTTCTATAAAATTTCATAACCCCTCCTTTAGGAATTTTTAGAATTTTTTAAATATTAACATTAAATTTTTTATTTTTATAGAGTAGTCTGATTTTCAGAAAGAGTTTTATTTTCTTGAAAAATTTGCTCTTGTGGAGATATTTCTTCAGTTTTATTTTCTTCGGAGGGTTGGGGTTCAGCTTCTTCTGTTACCTCTTTATATTCTTCTTTGATTATTCCTCTCTTTTTCATTATAAAATAAATAAGTTTAGCTCTTTTTTGAACATAGGAGCTCGGGTTTAAAGGATTATATTTTATTGGATTAGGTAAAACTGCAGCTAAAAGAGCAGATTCCCAAGGATTAAGTTCTAAAGATGGTTTACCAAAATAATGCCTACTTGCAGCTTCAATTCCAAAAATGCCTTCTCCCCATTCAGCAACATTAAGATACAATTCAAGAATGCGATTTTTAGGGAGAGTTTTTTCTAAGCGAAAAGTAATTATAGCTTCTTGAATTTTTCTTATTGGATTTTTTGAGGGGTTTAAAAATAGATTTTTAGCAAGTTGTTGAGAAATAGTGCTTCCTCCATATT
The window above is part of the Thermodesulfobacterium geofontis OPF15 genome. Proteins encoded here:
- a CDS encoding CGGC domain-containing protein; amino-acid sequence: MKKIVLVKCNMISSQNLCPGDAKCFVAFMRKEGEFERYKNDDAHIIGIVDCGGCEGNANRVVCSLALLKLQLAALNEKPDVVHVGTCIMKFCKRKDDLIAAIKEKAGVEVVEGTHPYAPPTVFGS
- the murA gene encoding UDP-N-acetylglucosamine 1-carboxyvinyltransferase, with protein sequence MERKYIIKGRKPLKGEIEVSGAKNASLPAICATLLAPGLYKLKNVPKVRDVFNMLKIMESLGATYEFKKDYVEINTEKVESVFIPYELASQMRASILFLGALVGGFKSAIVPMPGGCAIGKRPVDFHIKGISQLGGNIQLEKGNLVVSAKKLKGTQIVLDFPSVTATENLMMAACLAEGETIIKNSAKEPEVIFLGEMLKKMGAEIKGLGEDTIYIKGKKKLKPVNIEIIPDRIEAGTYLVLGALMEENEVVVKNIKKEHLKTPILKLEEIGITLEDVGKDALRVKRGRILNPVKIITAPYPGFPTDLQPFFTILLTQAEGISFITENIFENRFLYVYELKRMGAEIEVENRTAIIKGPTPLMGSPVKATDLRAGAALVLAGLMAENTTTVYNVEFIERGYENFVEKLLSLGADIKVEEDES
- a CDS encoding flavin reductase family protein, producing the protein MKFYRTLHPRPVVIIGSGKVKNNEINFMACSWITPIAEDIPALGFACDKEHFTHKLIQKYKEFSVNITEDIDLIWKVGTTSGENVNKVEVFDIKIKPGKVLNVPLIENALANLECKVIKEIEVGEVMFYIGEVKHWEASDFDEYGYKEFWRLPLHKGGKAFTFSSKKLYFPK
- a CDS encoding DUF488 domain-containing protein; protein product: MIIYTLGTSNRSEEEFLEILKFYQIKAIADVRRWPTSQRFPHFKKENLIKILFENSISYYHLEDLGGYRIENYENYMKTSNFKSALEKLIEIAKNDLTCIICAEKFPWRCHRRFIAKALEEKEIEVLHIIEKGKIWKPKTISIPLISFQKQ
- the holB gene encoding DNA polymerase III subunit delta'; this encodes MKVKNLREILKQEPAVNLLKLSLQKNRLSHAYLFTGPKGVGKETTAWAFLFHLFCEKDKENPCGECKACKKIEKEIHPDIRILYPEKKEITIGQIRETIYFLRYRPLEAEYKIILIKEADKINLEAGNALLKSLEEPPLYAIFILISENFSKLLPTIVSRSQIVRFRSLPTEVIKEFLKKKYLFEEKVAETLAEISFGSIGKAVTIAEKGILEELNSFVKAGFSNSPLKRFKVAERFSGFLPEVLDEFFYVLSIWVWRSYLKEKIDYPYPQAFPEETFKGDPYLAIRTIYEVKNALDFYVNQELAFYHLLNTLF
- the mtgA gene encoding monofunctional biosynthetic peptidoglycan transglycosylase, whose translation is MKILKTLIAILFLIIFLYTFIYPMLIPISYLKKENPKMTAMMKYRLKQWEREGKKVKIKQIWVPLNKISPYLKKAVLIAEDDKFYYHEGFDLDAIMLAVEKNIKAGKLKYGGSTISQQLAKNLFLNPSKNPIRKIQEAIITFRLEKTLPKNRILELYLNVAEWGEGIFGIEAASRHYFGKPSLELNPWESALLAAVLPNPIKYNPLNPSSYVQKRAKLIYFIMKKRGIIKEEYKEVTEEAEPQPSEENKTEEISPQEQIFQENKTLSENQTTL
- a CDS encoding prepilin-type N-terminal cleavage/methylation domain-containing protein, with the translated sequence MKKKAFTLTELMIALAVMAIMAAIVVSVYRGYVRKAARSALQTDTRNCITCVSAELARIALTGGSPNFTNCTSRISRYTQSCSVNQLSEEIYQCTCSGTGIISGSTCILTTESTSFEAGSVNCE
- a CDS encoding prepilin-type N-terminal cleavage/methylation domain-containing protein, coding for MRKKGFTLVELMVVIAIIAILAAIALTAYRSYIRKAQAKELMTFARACVQEAMAQCASDPGADTSKLDSCKDVTNPTRYISSISFDPKPTCNDLSTTVKGTLTDNTNWQVTCNYNSTTQDVVCTPPTRQ
- a CDS encoding helix-turn-helix domain-containing protein; the encoded protein is MQREILKKFERKRNKIRVILRVRKVNYQGKEEELIESIGNQKLREAILFRWKVISFHEKYGTKLTMNTFKISKATIYRWKKRWKESGGDLEALIPKIFLVKRKKKWHPEIINFILEYRKAHPHVGKDILKTLCDRFCKEKNLNPPSASTIGRIIRYLKERGQLEENTLKVLNC
- a CDS encoding energy transducer TonB — protein: MIKLKEFFISFFIHFFFILSFIVLFRLNCESSAKYVEIDLSLINLAKLSEGTSKVEKGLDTKLEKRLQAKAQPKAISYPPEEFKSPAKEVKESSFSENREIKEVKEINEVKEIANKGVDEGGSEREKGIKNISMIKGGGSGYVGGSDNRNVEGSDGGKGDLGGKGNLGELEKLREKFLIEKLSFISQIIQNNITYPYIARKMGWEGKVLISFVLTKDGKISFLTIEKSSGYKVLDENAIDTIKKVSKYFPQPPLDVKIKIPISYKLHTSNID
- a CDS encoding prepilin-type N-terminal cleavage/methylation domain-containing protein, with the protein product MHKRKSGLTLIELIIVIAILAILAGMVKNVKSIHNLHFLLQNLCFR
- a CDS encoding 2,3-bisphosphoglycerate-independent phosphoglycerate mutase encodes the protein MDILKSLLKKSDSKILLIVLDGIGDLPLKNGKTPLESAKTPNLDFLAKKSALGLHIPVDYGITPGSGPGHLGIFGYDPLKINIGRGVLEALGVGIELKETDVAIRGNFATVKYENGIPIVVDRRAGRIPTEENKRLINYLSSHISKIEDAQVILQSGREHRFVVVFRFPYKVSSEVETINDTDPQTIWKPPLKPEGKGEIAEKVSRIAETFSQKVAELLKNEPKANYALLRGFSVRPDLETFEEKFGLKACCIATYPMYKGLASLVGMKIINFEGETIKDEIETLKREWQNFDFFFLHIKKTDSAGEDGNFELKTKIIEEFDRFLPEILALNPSVLCITGDHSTPCILKAHSWHSVPVLIYSPYVLGGTSERFTEREALKGELGIFYAYKLMPLLLAHAGKLKKYGA
- a CDS encoding ExbD/TolR family protein, with product MEEKEFNYINVIPLVDIMLVLLTIVLVTATFIVQGSIPVKLPSAKYAESENIRSFQITINKDGEIFFENKKIGLEELESVIKSIDRDSQISIFADKSAKVQSLISVLDILKKYDFKKATIKTELIR
- the exbB gene encoding TonB-system energizer ExbB → MEYLKLIIDYGIIGFLLFLSVVSIAIAIERIGYYKKVDVLKFSSPKELEADLTKGLYIIATIGANAPYIGLLGTVLGIMLTFYTIGQEGLIDSKKIMVGLALALKATAVGLFVAIPSVALYNYLLRRVKEKIALWEVKNGRKGI